One window of the Bacillota bacterium genome contains the following:
- a CDS encoding molybdopterin cofactor-binding domain-containing protein — MRGSSIGVSRPRHDALLQVTGRALYGDDYERPGMLYARALRSRHPHAKILRVDTSRAMKMAGVKAVITAEDVPNNRYGFTHLDQPVLADDKVCYRGDVVAVVAGESWDAATEALDLIEVDYLALPPVFDPIEAMKPDSPKVHGDSNVVSHIRIRSGDVTEGWRASSEIVEDVMRTQVVEHCHIEPHVALAEMTIDGTYVIRSAVQRPFLIASDLSRILQYAMNKIRVITPAIGGGFGGKNEITIEPYVCLLAAKTKRPVKMVLSREEEFCGTTVRHPYIVKYRSGVTKDGKIMARQVEIVSDSGAYVSWGESTLSKASIHAAGPYSIPHVRIDGYLVYTNNSIGGAMRGFGVPQVGFAYECHMDNIATVIGMDPLEFRYKNLLTDNSSLPTGQVLEVVTLKETVRKAVELLGWKTEVEWE; from the coding sequence ATGAGAGGCTCTTCTATAGGAGTAAGCAGGCCAAGACATGACGCTCTGCTGCAGGTGACCGGGAGGGCACTGTATGGGGATGATTACGAAAGACCCGGCATGCTCTATGCCAGGGCGCTCAGAAGCCGTCACCCTCACGCGAAGATCCTGAGGGTGGACACGTCGCGCGCCATGAAGATGGCGGGCGTGAAAGCGGTTATCACGGCAGAGGACGTCCCCAACAACCGCTACGGCTTCACCCATCTTGACCAGCCGGTGCTCGCAGATGACAAGGTGTGCTACCGTGGGGATGTCGTTGCTGTCGTGGCCGGTGAATCCTGGGACGCGGCGACGGAGGCGCTCGACCTGATTGAAGTAGACTACCTGGCTCTGCCTCCCGTCTTTGACCCTATAGAGGCGATGAAGCCGGACTCGCCGAAAGTGCACGGAGACAGCAATGTCGTTTCACATATCAGGATCAGGTCCGGCGACGTGACAGAGGGGTGGCGCGCGTCCTCCGAGATCGTAGAAGACGTCATGCGGACCCAGGTAGTGGAGCACTGCCATATTGAACCGCACGTGGCGTTGGCAGAGATGACCATCGATGGAACCTACGTGATCAGGAGTGCAGTACAGAGGCCCTTCCTCATCGCCTCTGACTTAAGCAGGATCCTGCAGTATGCCATGAACAAGATCAGGGTCATCACACCGGCGATAGGCGGGGGCTTTGGCGGCAAGAACGAGATAACCATAGAGCCTTACGTATGCCTGTTGGCCGCGAAGACAAAAAGACCCGTAAAGATGGTGCTCTCCCGGGAAGAGGAGTTCTGCGGTACGACGGTACGCCACCCGTACATCGTTAAGTACAGGTCGGGAGTGACAAAGGACGGAAAGATCATGGCGCGCCAGGTGGAGATCGTGAGTGACTCGGGTGCTTACGTATCCTGGGGCGAATCTACCCTGAGCAAGGCCTCGATACACGCCGCTGGCCCTTACTCCATACCTCACGTGCGGATCGATGGCTACCTGGTGTACACGAACAACTCCATAGGAGGGGCGATGAGGGGCTTCGGCGTACCCCAGGTCGGGTTCGCCTATGAATGTCATATGGATAACATCGCCACGGTAATCGGCATGGATCCGCTCGAGTTCAGATACAAAAATCTCCTGACAGACAACTCGTCCCTGCCTACGGGACAGGTGCTTGAAGTCGTCACCCTCAAGGAGACAGTCAGAAAAGCCGTAGAGCTTCTTGGCTGGAAAACGGAGGTCGAGTGGGAGTGA
- a CDS encoding Xaa-Pro peptidase family protein, which produces MDAKRVNFYRLREERLIRAKEMMDKHDLGGLILFVGENIRYVSGVWQGNWKNNIFIRYAVLPRGGEPVLFETVGSDMECAKIDAPWMGDRIRPAITWKWAEQAEEYMAKRMAHSVYEVLKEHGVQNERIGIDMMDLRGYQELTGLGVNIVNAWPAMSEARVIKTRDEIECLKISSAYGDAAMWMAINEWAKPGVTESHICAKVNEYLYANGFDFVYDIIVASGGNTSPYRRWHTDKVIRQGDLMIIDINAIGPGGYFVDFVRCFKVKGKPTQKEKDLYKECFDSLYAAIEEIKPGATTADVASRFPVYADDKYGSVSLQQFAHSIGLTLYEGMWISRAYSLNYPAEIKQNMTFAIETFAGHPQLEQTVRLEENLVVTESGVELFTRCPFEEDFMA; this is translated from the coding sequence GTGGACGCCAAACGTGTGAACTTCTACCGGCTGAGGGAAGAGCGGCTGATCCGGGCCAAAGAGATGATGGACAAGCATGACCTGGGCGGGCTCATCCTGTTCGTGGGCGAGAACATACGCTACGTCAGCGGGGTGTGGCAGGGCAACTGGAAGAACAACATCTTCATCCGCTACGCGGTGTTGCCCCGGGGAGGAGAGCCTGTTCTCTTTGAGACAGTCGGGTCCGACATGGAATGCGCAAAGATCGATGCACCGTGGATGGGGGACAGGATACGTCCGGCGATCACCTGGAAATGGGCGGAGCAGGCGGAAGAGTATATGGCCAAGCGGATGGCCCACAGTGTTTACGAGGTGTTAAAGGAGCATGGCGTCCAGAACGAGAGGATCGGCATCGACATGATGGACCTGCGGGGGTACCAGGAACTTACCGGACTTGGCGTAAACATAGTCAACGCCTGGCCCGCCATGTCAGAGGCGCGCGTGATCAAGACGCGTGATGAGATCGAGTGTCTGAAGATATCCAGTGCGTACGGGGACGCGGCGATGTGGATGGCGATTAACGAGTGGGCAAAGCCCGGAGTGACCGAATCACACATCTGCGCGAAGGTGAACGAGTACCTGTATGCAAACGGGTTTGACTTCGTGTACGACATCATAGTGGCCTCGGGAGGGAACACGAGCCCGTACCGGCGCTGGCACACTGACAAGGTGATCAGGCAGGGGGACCTTATGATCATAGACATCAACGCGATAGGGCCGGGCGGGTACTTTGTGGACTTCGTCAGGTGCTTTAAAGTGAAGGGCAAGCCCACGCAGAAGGAAAAGGACCTGTACAAAGAGTGCTTTGATTCACTGTATGCGGCGATTGAAGAGATAAAGCCGGGGGCAACGACGGCGGACGTGGCGAGCCGGTTCCCGGTGTACGCAGACGACAAGTACGGGAGCGTAAGCCTCCAGCAGTTCGCGCACAGCATAGGGTTGACGCTGTATGAGGGCATGTGGATATCCCGGGCGTACTCGTTGAACTACCCGGCGGAGATCAAACAGAACATGACGTTTGCCATCGAGACCTTCGCGGGACATCCACAGCTTGAGCAGACAGTACGGCTTGAGGAAAACCTGGTGGTCACAGAAAGCGGAGTGGAGCTTTTCACCAGGTGCCCGTTTGAAGAAGACTTTATGGCATAG
- a CDS encoding C-terminal binding protein yields MLGPLCRDADAVITCYAQITGTVIENMEKCLLISKTGIGVNNIDLAAATRCGIAVTNVPDYCIDEVSDQALAAILCLARKLAFLNDTVKRGNWSFEEHRPIHRLRGSTLGLVGFGQIARALAEKVRPLGLRLVVSDPFVGASTIEEFGAFKVPLEELLRQSDYISLHVPLTPDTRGLIGRHTLGLVKPGAFLINTSRGQLVDESALYEALVTGRLAGAVLDVLERESCDDGNPLFTLDNVIITPHSAFYSEEAVQELRRKVIDESVRVLTGKSPKYLVNKELIFSPNRRLREAGA; encoded by the coding sequence ATGCTTGGTCCCCTCTGCCGGGACGCGGATGCGGTCATCACGTGCTATGCCCAGATAACGGGCACCGTAATCGAGAACATGGAAAAATGCCTGCTGATCTCAAAGACTGGGATAGGTGTTAACAACATCGACCTGGCCGCGGCGACACGGTGCGGGATCGCCGTGACCAATGTGCCGGACTACTGTATCGACGAGGTGTCAGACCAGGCGCTGGCTGCCATCTTGTGTCTTGCGCGAAAGCTCGCTTTCCTTAATGACACTGTCAAGCGCGGCAACTGGTCTTTTGAGGAGCACCGTCCCATACACCGCTTACGAGGGTCTACGCTGGGCCTTGTGGGGTTTGGACAGATCGCAAGGGCGCTGGCGGAGAAGGTGCGGCCGCTCGGTCTTAGGTTGGTGGTCTCGGACCCGTTCGTCGGCGCCTCAACGATAGAGGAGTTCGGGGCGTTCAAGGTGCCACTTGAAGAACTGCTGAGACAGTCGGACTACATCTCGCTTCACGTCCCTCTCACGCCCGATACCAGGGGACTCATAGGGAGACACACCCTGGGCCTAGTGAAGCCAGGTGCGTTCTTGATCAACACGTCGCGCGGGCAGCTGGTGGATGAAAGCGCGCTCTATGAAGCCCTGGTGACAGGTAGGCTGGCAGGAGCGGTCCTTGACGTGCTGGAGCGGGAGTCATGCGACGACGGTAACCCCCTGTTTACCCTGGACAACGTGATCATCACCCCGCACAGCGCCTTTTACTCGGAAGAAGCAGTACAGGAGCTGAGAAGAAAGGTAATCGACGAGTCCGTGCGCGTGCTGACAGGCAAGAGCCCGAAGTACCTGGTGAACAAAGAACTGATCTTCAGCCCCAACAGGAGATTAAGGGAGGCAGGAGCATGA
- a CDS encoding (2Fe-2S)-binding protein: MTQVVRVVVNGNEHSIEIKPSVLLVDVLRDSLHLTGTKKGCGTGECGACTVLMDGKPVNSCLVLAIRCEGRQITTIEGLGTPDSLHILQKAFIENGAVQCGFCAPGMLLSAKALLDENPAPNETDIRNGLAGNICRCTGYKKIVKAVLSAARATSGGEGSGR; this comes from the coding sequence GTGACACAGGTTGTCAGGGTGGTGGTTAATGGCAACGAGCATAGCATCGAGATTAAGCCCTCGGTCCTCCTGGTAGATGTACTCAGGGATTCACTCCACCTTACGGGGACGAAAAAGGGCTGCGGCACAGGAGAGTGCGGAGCCTGTACCGTTCTCATGGACGGCAAACCTGTAAACTCATGCCTAGTGCTGGCCATCCGCTGTGAGGGCAGGCAGATCACCACAATCGAGGGGCTGGGTACGCCCGATTCTCTCCACATCCTGCAGAAGGCCTTCATTGAAAACGGCGCTGTGCAGTGCGGTTTCTGCGCGCCCGGGATGCTGCTTTCGGCAAAGGCCCTGCTTGACGAAAACCCTGCTCCTAACGAAACGGATATCCGTAACGGACTGGCGGGCAACATCTGCAGGTGTACGGGCTACAAGAAGATCGTAAAGGCGGTCCTATCCGCTGCCCGAGCGACGTCCGGAGGGGAGGGGAGCGGACGATGA
- a CDS encoding xanthine dehydrogenase family protein subunit M, with protein MLPKTPYIRPSGLSDALKALEKHGPGARVIAGGTDLIPSMRARTQIPSCLVDIQGLGLDVITRTDTSFRVGATCTFNKLARDSTIRELFPALQEAAQAIGAVQTKNLATIGGNLSSAVPSCDSAPALYVLKARLTLVSLRQQRVVPVAEFFQGPRRTVLAPAEVLAWIDIPLPPHRSGAAFFKIGRRKALTLAIVNAAASVCLAEDGGSVRDAAISLGAVAPTPIRAQKAESVLAGQAWSEELVREACEVASGEASPISDIRGSAGYRRELCKVLVRRALMHARERALRSGQT; from the coding sequence ATGCTACCCAAAACCCCATATATCAGGCCGTCAGGTCTTTCGGATGCCCTGAAAGCGCTTGAGAAACACGGCCCGGGGGCGCGGGTCATCGCGGGCGGTACCGATCTGATTCCGTCTATGAGGGCCCGGACCCAAATACCGTCTTGCCTTGTGGATATTCAGGGACTGGGCCTTGATGTGATAACCAGGACTGACACGTCGTTCAGAGTCGGTGCCACATGTACGTTTAATAAGCTGGCCCGTGACAGCACTATCCGTGAACTGTTCCCCGCACTCCAAGAAGCTGCCCAGGCGATAGGGGCGGTACAGACGAAGAACCTGGCGACAATAGGGGGAAACTTGAGTTCGGCTGTACCCTCCTGTGACTCGGCACCCGCGCTTTATGTGCTGAAGGCAAGACTCACGCTGGTCAGCTTGAGACAGCAGCGGGTCGTACCCGTAGCAGAATTCTTCCAGGGGCCAAGACGCACCGTGCTCGCCCCCGCTGAGGTTCTGGCCTGGATCGATATACCGCTCCCGCCGCATCGCTCAGGCGCCGCCTTCTTCAAGATAGGCAGGCGGAAAGCGCTGACGCTGGCCATAGTTAACGCAGCCGCCAGCGTATGCCTGGCCGAGGATGGCGGCAGTGTACGTGATGCCGCCATATCTCTTGGAGCTGTGGCGCCTACTCCCATCCGCGCACAGAAGGCTGAGTCGGTGCTTGCAGGACAGGCATGGTCGGAAGAACTGGTGAGAGAAGCTTGCGAGGTCGCATCAGGTGAGGCCTCACCCATCAGCGATATCCGAGGGTCTGCCGGGTATCGCAGGGAGCTCTGTAAGGTCCTGGTCAGGCGTGCTCTCATGCATGCGCGGGAACGTGCCTTAAGGAGTGGTCAGACGTGA
- a CDS encoding molybdopterin cofactor-binding domain-containing protein yields the protein MKKRGKGIACMFYPIGFTSYPNPGSAFVKVNQDGTAVVFTGATDMGQGSTTVLAQIAAEELGIRYEHITMVTGDTEKTPFDLGSVASRVTYIVGNAVKCAAYEAKRILLEVAAEKLGVSPDGLCAADGRIYIKGLPERFLEISEVARYAQMGKGRPPIGSGSFNPITTFLDPETGHGKPYGAYVFATQIAEVEVDTETGVVEVLRIAAAHDCGRAINPMLVEGQVEGGISMGIGYGLFEEMVLENGVVKNPQFTDYILPTSLDMPEIRVAIIERPEPTGPFGAKGIGEPSLLPTAPAIINAIYDAVGVRIRDLPATPEKILKALRETEPAKV from the coding sequence GTGAAAAAACGCGGGAAAGGTATCGCCTGCATGTTTTATCCCATCGGGTTCACCTCCTACCCGAACCCGGGTTCTGCTTTTGTCAAAGTGAACCAGGACGGAACAGCGGTGGTCTTCACAGGCGCGACAGACATGGGACAGGGCTCCACCACGGTGCTCGCTCAGATAGCCGCAGAAGAGCTAGGTATACGCTACGAGCATATCACTATGGTCACGGGAGACACGGAAAAGACCCCATTTGACCTGGGGTCTGTAGCAAGCAGGGTCACCTATATTGTTGGAAATGCGGTGAAGTGCGCGGCTTACGAAGCGAAGCGGATCCTTCTTGAGGTGGCGGCCGAAAAGCTGGGGGTAAGCCCTGACGGCCTCTGCGCCGCGGACGGCAGGATCTACATCAAGGGACTGCCCGAACGGTTCCTTGAGATCTCGGAGGTTGCCCGCTACGCGCAGATGGGTAAGGGGAGGCCTCCCATCGGCTCCGGCAGCTTTAATCCGATCACCACTTTTCTTGATCCCGAAACGGGTCACGGGAAACCGTACGGGGCATACGTGTTTGCCACCCAGATCGCGGAGGTGGAAGTGGACACGGAAACAGGCGTCGTCGAAGTGCTGAGAATCGCCGCGGCCCACGACTGCGGCAGGGCGATCAACCCGATGCTGGTTGAGGGGCAGGTCGAGGGCGGTATTTCTATGGGGATCGGGTACGGTTTGTTTGAAGAGATGGTGCTGGAGAACGGGGTAGTGAAGAACCCCCAGTTTACCGACTACATTCTGCCCACCTCGCTCGATATGCCGGAAATTCGGGTGGCCATCATCGAGAGACCGGAACCAACAGGCCCCTTCGGCGCTAAAGGGATCGGCGAACCGTCGCTGCTACCGACGGCACCGGCCATCATCAACGCCATTTACGATGCGGTGGGTGTGAGAATAAGGGATCTGCCGGCCACTCCCGAGAAGATCCTGAAGGCACTGCGCGAAACAGAACCGGCTAAGGTATAG
- a CDS encoding pyruvate carboxyltransferase — protein sequence MIKTPWKTGKWFVSPWNYAEEVRSHLSFAEKIKLHDVSLRDGEQQAGLIFSADEKIRIAEQLAEVGVHRIEAGMPAVSSEDERAIKEIVKRNLGPEIFAFGRCMVDDIKRAVDCGVTGVVVEIPSSEHIIEYAYGWSLNKAIDLSVKATLYAKEEGLYTVFFPIDASRAEMSWCLDLLAKVATEGHMDALAVVDTFGGLSPSAVPYLIRKVKERIDKPVEVHFHDDFGMGSANTVLALAAGAEVAHTTITAIGERAGNAAYEDVALTLLTMYGVDLGLKCEKMYELSRMVREMSGLSLRQNRAIVGDMIYKIESGIIAGWYKNCGHDQPLELCPIHWDLVGHQAPEVVLGKNSGADSIIVWLSRLGLSASEEQVQELVQKVKKLAYEKHGLVTASEFRIMAEEYLSAAGH from the coding sequence ATGATCAAGACCCCTTGGAAGACAGGCAAATGGTTTGTGAGCCCCTGGAACTACGCTGAAGAGGTGAGATCCCATCTGTCGTTTGCCGAAAAGATCAAGTTGCACGATGTCTCCTTAAGAGACGGTGAACAGCAGGCGGGACTGATCTTTTCCGCAGATGAGAAGATCCGGATCGCGGAACAATTGGCTGAAGTAGGCGTACACAGGATAGAAGCCGGTATGCCCGCGGTTTCTTCAGAGGACGAAAGGGCTATAAAGGAGATCGTGAAAAGGAATCTTGGCCCTGAGATCTTCGCGTTCGGCAGGTGTATGGTTGACGACATTAAGAGGGCGGTAGACTGCGGCGTGACGGGGGTAGTAGTGGAGATCCCCTCAAGTGAGCATATCATCGAGTATGCGTACGGCTGGTCTCTCAATAAAGCGATCGACCTGTCCGTCAAAGCCACGTTATATGCGAAAGAAGAGGGTCTTTACACTGTATTCTTCCCGATAGACGCAAGCCGTGCCGAGATGAGCTGGTGCCTTGATCTGCTGGCGAAAGTGGCGACCGAAGGCCATATGGACGCGCTGGCAGTGGTGGACACGTTCGGCGGGCTCTCACCGAGCGCGGTGCCATACCTGATCAGGAAGGTAAAGGAGCGGATCGATAAACCCGTGGAGGTGCATTTCCACGATGATTTCGGTATGGGCTCCGCAAACACCGTGCTCGCACTTGCTGCGGGTGCCGAAGTCGCTCATACGACTATCACAGCGATCGGCGAAAGGGCAGGGAACGCCGCCTACGAAGACGTGGCTCTGACGCTCCTCACCATGTACGGGGTAGATCTCGGTCTAAAGTGCGAGAAGATGTACGAGCTGTCCAGGATGGTCCGGGAGATGTCCGGGCTTTCGCTCAGGCAGAACAGGGCGATAGTGGGCGATATGATATACAAGATCGAATCAGGCATCATCGCGGGCTGGTATAAAAACTGCGGGCATGACCAGCCGCTCGAGCTGTGCCCCATCCACTGGGATCTGGTGGGACACCAGGCGCCGGAAGTTGTACTCGGGAAGAACAGTGGTGCCGATTCCATTATTGTCTGGCTCTCCCGGCTTGGTCTTTCCGCCAGCGAGGAGCAGGTGCAAGAACTGGTACAGAAAGTGAAGAAACTGGCCTATGAAAAGCACGGGCTTGTCACTGCGTCCGAATTCAGGATAATGGCTGAGGAGTATCTTAGTGCTGCCGGTCATTGA
- a CDS encoding MFS transporter produces MNVPVLVALMASIFLVAVASGIATPILPVYAKALGAEGLWIGLIFGTEPVFRALFGVVFGRLADRQGIKRFLLLGLSGYALASFGFARVATPIHLFSWRLVQGGSSSMLHPLVQGYVGALTPKGREGSVISLLYLFFLGGFAIGPVAGGYLADRMGYRGPFLLMGALALAALILILVLVPEHKSMRSENGPPPSMIQILQDRTVRSIMLAMCVISLTWGAFLVCIPIWCADLGLPALVAGVLISVWSVTEAVLQPVTGMICDRVNRTGVVLVGLILAPLVLVLAPGARQVWPLIFVTVLLGVGDAAFLPAITAMAVERGRDLGMSSVMGVKVAAMGVGQALGAVMAGFLMDLVGVPGSFRIIAVMGVTGLLAFVWLSRKEPPLGKPAVH; encoded by the coding sequence ATGAATGTACCCGTGCTCGTGGCTCTCATGGCCTCCATCTTCCTCGTGGCGGTGGCCTCAGGCATAGCCACCCCTATCCTTCCCGTATACGCCAAGGCCCTGGGAGCCGAGGGCCTGTGGATAGGTCTCATCTTTGGCACGGAGCCAGTGTTTCGCGCTCTGTTCGGCGTGGTGTTCGGTCGGCTTGCTGATCGTCAAGGCATCAAGCGGTTCCTGCTGCTTGGCTTGAGCGGTTATGCCTTGGCTTCTTTCGGATTCGCCCGGGTGGCCACTCCCATCCACCTCTTTTCCTGGCGACTGGTCCAGGGTGGTTCTTCTTCAATGCTGCATCCCCTTGTTCAAGGGTACGTGGGGGCCCTGACCCCAAAGGGAAGGGAGGGCAGCGTTATCTCCCTTCTCTACCTCTTCTTCCTAGGGGGCTTTGCCATCGGCCCTGTCGCCGGTGGGTACCTGGCTGACCGCATGGGTTACCGGGGACCTTTTCTCCTAATGGGGGCCCTAGCCTTGGCTGCCCTTATCCTCATCCTAGTTCTGGTACCCGAGCACAAGTCAATGCGATCAGAGAATGGACCTCCTCCTTCCATGATCCAGATCCTCCAGGACCGTACCGTTCGTTCTATCATGCTGGCAATGTGTGTCATATCCTTAACCTGGGGAGCCTTCCTGGTGTGCATTCCTATCTGGTGTGCAGACCTGGGGCTGCCGGCGCTGGTTGCGGGTGTACTGATTTCCGTGTGGTCCGTAACCGAGGCCGTGCTACAACCCGTTACAGGGATGATATGTGACAGGGTGAACAGAACCGGTGTTGTGCTGGTAGGCTTGATCCTGGCACCACTGGTACTCGTCCTGGCCCCCGGCGCCAGGCAGGTCTGGCCCCTAATCTTCGTCACAGTACTCCTTGGAGTAGGCGATGCCGCTTTTCTCCCAGCGATTACTGCCATGGCGGTGGAGCGAGGGCGGGACCTGGGGATGAGTAGCGTGATGGGGGTCAAAGTTGCAGCGATGGGGGTTGGGCAGGCACTTGGGGCTGTGATGGCGGGCTTCCTCATGGACTTGGTGGGTGTGCCTGGGTCCTTCAGGATCATTGCAGTCATGGGTGTTACGGGGCTACTGGCGTTTGTGTGGCTTTCGAGGAAAGAGCCCCCACTGGGGAAACCGGCAGTGCATTAG
- a CDS encoding IS4 family transposase: MPDVSNPSVIEEMLTEMFSPEWLRETASRVGLVKRNRKVDPVALFWVLILGFGVGVQRTLASLRRSYETASAKSIVPSAFYDRFSPQLVVFLRECLTHGMAQLAKNSSLTLCARLREFKDLVVADGTLISLHKNLARQFPGSRSEAQLKIHSVISVTANGPKSVTFHAGNTAEVKTIRIGPWVKDTIVLFDLGYFKYQLFSRITRNGGHFISRLKKTANPTIVSVLRQHRGRSIDVSGKSLKEILPQLKRQVVDVLVEVSFKRRCYNGVASPATETYRLVGLLNKDTGEYHLYLTSISPEQLSAEDVALLYGARWAIELVFKELKRVYQLDVLNSAKSEVVEALVLVAMLTLVVSRRILNFLRQVAPDKAFRLTNGRWAEMFHFTSGRLMENTLRSSGITEDPFLLMLFYLFEAPDPHVNRKRLMDPWVEIPSFPEG, encoded by the coding sequence ATGCCAGATGTGAGCAATCCCTCAGTGATCGAAGAGATGCTTACTGAGATGTTCAGCCCTGAGTGGCTACGGGAGACAGCGTCTCGGGTGGGGCTGGTCAAGCGCAACCGGAAGGTGGATCCGGTTGCGTTGTTCTGGGTTCTGATACTGGGCTTTGGGGTTGGCGTGCAGCGTACCTTGGCTTCTTTGCGGAGATCGTACGAAACCGCGTCAGCGAAGTCCATCGTGCCATCGGCTTTCTACGACCGTTTTTCCCCGCAGTTGGTAGTGTTCTTAAGGGAATGCCTGACGCATGGCATGGCCCAACTGGCCAAGAACTCGAGTTTGACGCTGTGCGCTAGATTGCGGGAATTCAAGGACCTGGTGGTAGCTGACGGCACATTGATCAGTCTTCACAAGAACCTGGCACGGCAGTTTCCGGGTTCCCGCAGCGAGGCGCAGTTGAAGATCCACAGTGTCATCAGCGTGACCGCCAACGGGCCTAAGAGCGTCACCTTCCATGCGGGTAACACCGCAGAGGTCAAGACCATACGAATAGGTCCATGGGTCAAGGACACTATCGTGCTATTTGACCTGGGCTACTTCAAGTACCAGTTATTCAGCCGGATCACGCGTAACGGCGGCCATTTCATAAGCCGGCTGAAAAAGACCGCCAACCCCACCATTGTTTCTGTGCTGCGGCAACACCGCGGGAGGAGCATTGACGTATCTGGCAAGAGCCTCAAGGAGATACTGCCCCAGTTGAAGCGGCAAGTTGTGGATGTACTGGTGGAAGTCTCTTTCAAGCGCCGCTGCTACAACGGCGTCGCCTCCCCTGCCACGGAGACCTACCGTCTGGTGGGGCTGCTCAACAAGGATACTGGGGAATACCACCTGTACCTCACCAGCATTTCCCCGGAGCAATTGAGCGCGGAAGATGTGGCCTTGCTGTATGGCGCCAGGTGGGCCATCGAACTGGTGTTCAAAGAACTCAAGCGTGTCTACCAGCTGGACGTGCTGAACAGCGCAAAAAGCGAGGTGGTGGAGGCCCTGGTACTGGTGGCCATGCTCACCCTGGTGGTAAGTCGCCGGATACTGAACTTCCTACGCCAGGTCGCTCCCGACAAAGCCTTTCGCCTCACAAATGGGCGGTGGGCGGAGATGTTTCACTTCACCTCCGGCCGCCTGATGGAAAATACCCTCAGGTCCTCAGGCATCACAGAAGACCCATTCTTACTCATGTTGTTCTACCTATTTGAAGCTCCAGATCCCCACGTCAATCGTAAACGATTGATGGACCCTTGGGTAGAAATACCATCTTTTCCAGAAGGATAG
- a CDS encoding cyclase family protein, translating into MDERRSGMMHRIIDLSLPVEEFTASPPSQGENTRFATVFRAPGHWQATWLSLSAHTASHVDSPLHCLANQIAIGQMSLDRVIGEALVLDVSHVHDMQPVGSDDFRHYESKVKEGDILLIRSGWSERKWGNSDYFTSSPYLSEQGARWLADRKPKAVGFDFFQEYSAKTKDFSPEDFVIHRILMESGIVVMEGLTNLGALGSKRVMFFGAPLKLIGPEASPARFLALVESE; encoded by the coding sequence GTGGATGAAAGGAGAAGCGGGATGATGCATCGGATAATTGACCTGAGCCTTCCGGTGGAGGAATTTACGGCCTCACCGCCTTCTCAGGGTGAGAACACCAGGTTTGCGACGGTCTTCAGGGCGCCTGGGCACTGGCAGGCCACTTGGCTGTCATTGAGCGCCCATACCGCTTCTCACGTAGATTCGCCTCTTCACTGCCTCGCAAACCAGATCGCCATCGGGCAGATGTCTCTTGACCGGGTAATCGGGGAGGCTCTGGTGCTGGACGTGTCGCACGTTCATGATATGCAACCCGTGGGGTCTGACGACTTCCGCCATTATGAAAGTAAGGTGAAAGAGGGCGACATCCTTCTGATACGGAGCGGCTGGAGCGAAAGGAAATGGGGCAATTCAGACTACTTTACCAGTTCCCCTTACCTGAGCGAGCAGGGTGCCAGATGGCTGGCAGACAGAAAGCCCAAGGCGGTGGGCTTTGACTTCTTCCAAGAGTACAGCGCAAAGACAAAGGACTTCTCACCGGAAGACTTCGTGATTCACAGGATACTGATGGAAAGCGGCATAGTCGTTATGGAAGGACTGACAAACCTCGGCGCCCTCGGGAGTAAGCGTGTTATGTTCTTTGGCGCGCCTTTGAAGCTAATAGGACCCGAGGCCTCCCCGGCAAGATTCCTCGCTCTGGTCGAGTCTGAATGA